The genomic stretch GTCGTATTGTCGAAATTATCCTTGAACTGCACCGTTCTTTTTTCTATATCACGAAGCAGCTCCATCGCGATAGGCGACAAGCGTGCTTCTGTATATCGCATAGCTGCTGCAGGGTCATCATCCTGAGAGCCCCAATTGCCATGACCGTCAACGAGCGGATGCCCCATCTTCCAAGGCTGCGCCATACGAACCATACCCTCATAAATTGACGAATCTCCATGCGGGTGATAGTTACCCATGACGTCACCGACGGTTTTCGCCGATTTCCGATACTGCTTGTCCGGCGTATTGCCTGAATCGTACATCGCATATAGAATACGACGCTGCACCGGCTTCAAACCATCGCGAACGTCAGGAATAGCTCGGTCCTGAATTATATACTTTGAATAGCGTCCGAAGCGGTCTCCCACTATCTCTTCCAAAAACGCCGGTAAAAACTGTTCCAGCATACTCATGCAGAAATCCCCCTATTCCTCATATTCCATAAAATCGACATTTTCAACGATCCAGCGCTTACGTGGATCAACCTTGTCACCCATCAACGTCGATACTCTGCGCTCCGCCTTCGCGGCATCCTCAATTTGCACCTTCAGCAGTGTCCGTTTCTCAGGGTCCATCGTCGTTTCCCACAGCTGATCAGGGTTCATCTCACCCAATCCTTTATAACGCTGCAGCTCATAATTCTTCCCATATTCCTTCAAATAGTTTTGAAGCTGCTCATCTGTCCACGCATACCGTATCGTTTCCAGCTTTCCTGACTTTTTGGTAATTTTGTACAATGGCGGCTGAGCGATATATACACGTCCCAAATCGATTAATGGCTTCATATAACGATAGAAAAAAGTAAGAAGCAGTACTTGGATATGAGCACCGTCGGTATCCGCATCCGTCATAATAATAATTTTATTATAGTTGCATTCCTCGGCTGCAAATTCTGAGCCTACGCCTGCGCCAATAGCGGAAATAATCGCTTTATACTCATCATTTTTCAAAATATCGATCAGCTTTGCCTTCTCAGGGTTCATTGGCTTTCCCTTAAGCGGCAGCAGCGCTTGATATTTCGAGTCACGTCCCTGCTTTGCAGAGCCGCCAGCGGAATCTCCTTCCACAATAAAAAGCTCAGTACGCGTGTAATCCTTAGACTGCGCTGGAGTCAGCTTGCCATTAAGGTTGGAGCTTTCGCTTCGTTTCTTGCCGCTGCGAATTTCCTCCCGCGCTTTGCGCGCTGCTTCACGAGCTTTGGAGGCTTGCAACGATTTCTTAAGCAGCATTTGTGCGATTTGAGGATTTTCTTCAAGAAAAACCTGCATTTTTTCTGTAACAATTGCATCTACCGCACTGCGTGCCGATGAGCTGCCAAGCTGGTCCTTCGTTTGACCTACAAATTCCACCTCGGACATTTTGATGTTAATAACGACCATCATACCCTCGCGCAAATCATTGCCTTCAAGGTTTTTGTCCTTTTCCTTCAACATGACAGCTTTGCGGGCGTAATCATTCATTACTCGCGTATAAGCCGTTTTAAAACCGGTTTCATGCGTACCGCCGCCGCGTGTAGGAATCGAGTTCACGAAGGATGCAATAGTCTCTGTATAACCATCGTTATACTGCAAGGCAACCTCAACCTCTATTTCATCACGTTCGCTGGCAAAATGAATCACATCATGCAGTACGGTTTTGTCCTCGTTCAAAAACTGAACAAACTGACGCGCCCCGCCCTCATAATGAAATGAATCCTGCTTCCCGCTGCGGTCATCTCGAATGGTAACCTTTAGTCCTGAGTTCAAAAAAGCGATCTCTTGAAGCCGCTCAGCAAGTGTGTCGTAGCTTAAATTCGTACCGTTTTGAAAAACACGGCTATCCGGCTTAAAGGTTACCTTCGTGCCTGTCCGGTTCGTAGTTCCGATGATTTCAAGACCGCGTACAGGTTCCCCTACATGCTCACGGCCAGCCTCATCTACCCAATATTCGAAGCGCTGTCTATGGATTTTGCCATCGCGGTAAATATCAACCTCCAGCCACTCTGACAAGGCGTTCGTAACCGAGGCGCCTACACCGTGCAAGCCTCCGGATTTTTTATATCCCCCGCCGCCAAACTTGCCTCCAGCATGCAGGATCGTAAAAACTACCTGCGGCGTTGGAATACCGGTCTTGTGCATTCCCGTTGGAATCCCCCGTCCATTATCATGAACAGTAACCGAGCCGTTCTTATGCAGCGTTATATCAATGGCTGAGCAAAATTTAGCTAAATGCTCGTCTACCGAGTTATCAACGATCTCCCAAACGAGATGATGCAGCCCAGAGCTGCTCGTACTGCCAATGTACATACCTGGTCTTTTGCGTACTGCGGTTAAGCCCTCAAGTACCTGTATATCATCGGCCTCATAATTACGATCTGCGGCCGCTGTATTTTCAAAAAGATCTGTTTGCTCTGACATGATTGCCCCCCAATCCGTAGTCACGTTTCCGTATCTTCAAGCTATTTTAATTCAAAGTGTGCTATTTCGTAAAGACTAATAAGAAGACAAACCGTATATGAATCCCTCAAACTGTCAGCATGATAAGGGAAATAAAACGAAAATTCGTCTAACACAGCAGGTCATAAAGGAAAGCCTTTCATTTCCAAACTACCCGTTGCTGCTGAATATTAATCATGAAGGATAATCATATACCTAATGCCACCCTTGTTCCAACTTTTTTTAAATAAAGATTTATTTGCTCAGAAACAACACACGGCTCACCTTATTGATTGATGTTAGCATGGTTTGCAGATAAATTGAAATTATGTATAGCTTCCCTAGAAATATTGCCACAAAATTAACTTCGTTATAAGATAAACATAATGAATGACAACGATTGAGAGGATATTATGACGGAGAATAAGCGTATTGATTGCACAAAATGCAAATATTATTATATAACATGGGATTCTCGTTCACCAAAAGGCTGCAAAGCCTTTGGGTTTAAATCGAGCACAATGCCTAGTATGACGGTACTCGCTAGCTCGGGAAAGCCCTGTCTGCATTTTGATTCCAAAATTAAAACACAAGCGTAAACGGCTATCGCCGTCCTTTAAAGGCAAAGCTCGTTTCGCAGTGATAGATAATCCTATTTATAATTGAAAAGTTATAAATTATTTTATATATAAGTTGAACTAGAAAAATGTAGTTTAAGCGACGCGAGAAGAACGTTCTGGAGAAATGAATTTAGATGGAATTCCTCCTGCTAAAATAACGTTGTTCGCTTCGGAGTATAAACTAGATGGAATTTGTCCCGTTAATTTTACTTTTTCTTATGAATTTCGGCTAATTCCTTGGAATTAGATGGAGAAATTCCATTTAAACGCAAAAAAAAAGCCGAAATCCCTTAAATAGATGGAGAAATTCCATCTATTTAAGTTGAGCTTAAAAAATGATGTGATAGCACCCCTTCAGAATCTTCTACTCGCGCAGCGCCCAAAACGCAAATCTCAAGTTCAACTTACTAGAGTAAAAGGCTGAAAGATTTTTTTTCTTCAGCCTCTCCTCATCAAACCGTACGTGAGGTTTTCCCTCATACGGCTTTCCGATGTTCGTCTTTCATACGCATGCGGATTACAGTAACGTTTTAAGTCCACATTGCTTTGCCATGTGTTTTACCTCTTGCATGGAGCTCATCCATCTTCTACGTTGTCTTTTCTTGGCATACCATCGAGTCAAGCGTTGCACAATGTACCAGTCTAACTTCGCTAACTTCAATTGGCTGTAGTTAGTAGCATAGTAGTTTCTCCATCCTTGGATCTTTGGATTGAGCCACTTCACATGTTCCTCAATAGAGCTTGAACGCATGCTTGGCGGTGCTAATCGTTCTTTCACCACTTCTCGTATACGTTCTTCCGCTTTCTTCGTTAGCCATTGTTGCGTCGTATAGTACACTTTTCCATGCGACGTTTCCGCTTTCGTCTTTCGGTGATGCATACCTAGAAAGTCGAATCCTTCTTCCCCCGTCCATAATCCTACAATTCGAGTTTTCGTCGGATGTAGGGTCAGTTCAAGGCGTTCCATTATGGCCGTTATGAGTTTGTAGGCGTGATCTGCGTCTTTCTTCGTTTTACATACCACAACAAAGTCATCTGCGTACCTCGTTAACTCGCCTACTGTTTCTCCATGTTTCTCCCACATCTGGTCGAAGTAATTCAGATAGATGTTAGCAAGTAGAGGGGAAATAACACCGCCTTGCGGTGTACCTAGATCGGAGCGTCTTACCTTTCCATCTTCCATGACTCCCGCCTGTAACCACTTCCTGATTAACTTGAGAACTCGTCTGTCGTTGATGCGCATGAGCACTAATTTCATCAGCTTCTCTTGATTAATGTTATCGAAGTAGCCTTGGATATCGACGTCGACTATCCAATTCCCTTTACGGTTGCAGGCTTTACGGATTCGCTCTAACGCTCCCTTGGCTCCCCTTTTCGGACGAAATCCAAAAGATACTTCCTTGAAATCCGCTTCAAATACAGGCTCAATGACTAGTTTTGTCGCCATTTGGATGACTCGGTCGCGAACCGCAGGAATACCAAGCGGTCTTAGCTTACCGTCTTTCTTTGGGATATAGTGTCTGCGAACAGGCTGTGGTTGGTAGTTTCCGTCTTTCAGCAGTTGCTGACACTCTTTAAGAAACGAGATGACTCCCTCTTTCTCGATGTCTGCAATCGTTAAGGCATCTACTCCCGCCGAGCCTTTATTGGCACGTACACGATTCCATGCTTCGCACAGGATGTCCCACCGATAGACCTTGTCATATAAGGCGTGGAATTTGCGTTTCTTGTTTTCCTTGGCAGCATGACCTAGCTTTTCTTGGAGTTGTTGAACTTTTTCCTTTGGTGTCGTTAGCCGTATGGCATTCACTCACTCGTACCTCCTCCAAAAGCTTGAACAAAGCAGGGCTCCTTCCCTCCCGCAGGTTATGTTGTCCTACGGTTCTTCGGTACTATGAGCCCCTCGGACTCCCTTCCTGCAGATGTCTCACTTCACCTTTCGGGCTTATAGAGCATCTCGCTACGAAAAAAAAAATCGTGCAGGGGAGGGTCTCCCCAGTTCACTGCATTATCTTTCAATCCATGTCGCTCCCTTTACACCGGAGGATTCTTCACTGTTGCTCCAAGTTCTTCACAGTTTCCATGGCCTTCGTCCATATACACGAGACTCGGCTTCCTCTTACCCCTCTTGCGAGGCCTTTTTGACGATGCGGCAGGATTCACTTCATGTTACAACCTGGATTGTTGCTCGCCCTGTCTCAGACAGGTACTTTCGTCGATGCGCTTTTACGCACAGATTTCGCCATACGCAAGCATCCTAGCTACAAGAGTGGCTTGGTCCCTCTCTTGGTTGGACTTTCACCAACTAGATAATGCGTGCCTCTGGGCACGCTATATTAAAAAAGAGACTTTCCCAGGTCTTGCTAAGACCGTTTGGGAAAGCCCCTTCACTTCTCGAATTCCGCATTGACTTGCAGGATCAGTACTTTCGATTGGCGACCTCTTTCTCTGCCATTTGCTGTGTGAACACGCTCTCGGAAGGGAAAATATGCTTGGGCAGCGTTCTTCCAGCAATAATTTCCTGTACGGCTTGCATAAGGTTAGGCCCAAGCAATGGATTACATTCTACTACACAATTAATTTTACCTTCAGCAAGCTTCTCGAAAGCTTTGCGGGTGCCATCGACAGAAATAATAACGATATCAATGCCCGGCTTTAAGCCATACTCCTCAATCGCTTCAATTGCACCGAGCGCCATGTCATCGTTATGAGAAAAGAGAACTTTAATGTCGCTCCCCTGATTACGAAGAAATGCGCGCATCGTTTCCTTGCCCTGTTCATAAGTGAAATTAGCCGATTCGCTTCTAAGCACTCGAATTTGGGTGTGCTCTTTAATGGAATCCGCAAACCCTTGCCCTCTCTGGATCGAAGGTGATGAGCCCTCCGTACCGCGAAGCTCAACGATCCCGATCTCTCCTTCAGTCTTACTCATTTTATCAAGCAAATATTTGCCCGCTTTACGGCCCTCCTCGTAAAAATTGGACCCAATATGTGTAACAAACAAGGATGAGTCAGTTACATCAACGGAGCGATCTGAAATAATGACCGGTATTCCCGCATGCTTAGCCGCCTTCAAAATATCCTCCCAACCCGAATGAACCACCGGTGCCAAGGCGATGACATCGACCTGCTTATCAATAAAGGATTGAATCGCTTCAATCTGTTTCGCTTGTGATTGCTCCGCATTCTCAAAGAGCAGCTCAATGCCTGCCTCCTCGGCCGCTTCAATAATCGAAGCTGTATTTGCTTTGCGCCAGTCGCTCTCCGACCCAACCTGTGAGAAGCCGAGTACAATAGGACGGGCGGGAGGATAGGCTTCAGAGGTCTGTTCTGCTTCTTCGGATACAGGTGAATGAATAATAACCTCAGGCACCTCTTCAGCCGTACAGCCTTGAAGCAGCAATACCATGAGGATCAGTGCTATTGCTGCAGCTGTCAGCTTTGATCGCTTCTGTCGCATGAGCTTTCCCAACCTTTCAAAAAAATGATAAAAAAGAGCCCAACTGATTGTATTTTATCCGATTTTTGGAAGATTGTCATGCGATTCCTCAAGCTTTATGAGTCGTCCTTCGTGTGCTGAACAGCTTTTGGAGAACAATAAATAAAAATAGCAGCAAGCCAATTACGATCTTAGTCCACCATGAGCTTAATGTGCCTTCAAAGCTGATGATCGTTTGAATAACGCCTTGAATCAATACCCCAAAAAATGTACCTGCTACATAACCTACACCGCCTGTGAGCAGCGTCCCCCCAATGACGACCGCTGCGATTGCATCAAGCTCAAGCCCAACCGCATGCAGTCCATAGCCGGACAGCATATAGAACGTGAACACGACTCCAGCCATCGCTGAGCATAATCCGCTAAAGGCATAAACAAGTATTTTGGTCCGCGCTACAGGCAGCCCCATAAGCAGTGCAGATTGCTCGCTGCCGCCTAAGGCGTACGTATTGCGGCCGAAACGCGTGTAATGGGCCAAATAACTTGCACCGACGACAACAAACAGCGCGATAATGACACTTATGGAAATAAAATACCCGCCTGGAAAATAGATCTTCGTCTGCGCGGCACTCGTATAAAAAGCATTATCAATAGTAATCGTGTTAATACTAATCACATAACAAAGCCCTCTCGCCAGAAACATTCCCGCCAGCGTAACAATAAAGGGCTGAATTTTGAAATAATGAATAATGGCCCCCATCATCCAGCCAAAGCAAGAGCCGATAAGCAGCACAAGTGGAATAACTACGAAAGGAGGCCAGCCGAGATGCTGAACTAGTGTAGCAGAGATCATCGTTGTTAGAGCAATCATAGAGCCTACGGAGAGATCTATGCCGCCAGAGACGATGACAAAGGTCATCCCTACGGCAACAATGATCAGAAAAGCATTGTCGATGAGCAAGTTTAGCAGCACTTGCGGTGAGAAAAAACCGGTGTACCGGAACGAGCCTGCTGCAAACATAACTATCAGCAAACAGATCGTTACAAATACAGGCAGATGCTGTCGTTTAAGCATGTCGCTTCACCTCCCGCTCCAGCGGATAACGTCTCGTTCGCCATCGATGAACGATCGCTTTCCGGAACGCTTCCGACTGAACAAGACAAACGATCAAAACGACAAAGGCTTTAACGACAAGCGTAATTTCCGGCCGTACACCGATAACGTAAATAGTGGTTGTGAGGGTCTGTATAATCAGTGCGCCGATCACGGTTCCCATTAGATAAAAACGACCGCCATTTAACGAAGTCCCCCCGATAACAACAGCTAATATGGCATCCAGCTCATACCATAGGCCGGCATTGTTCCCGTCTGCGCTGGACACATTCGAGCTAAGGATAAGACCTGCAATGCCTGCACACAATCCGCAAAACATATAA from Paenibacillus sp. FSL H8-0548 encodes the following:
- the yjfF gene encoding galactofuranose ABC transporter, permease protein YjfF, which codes for MLKRQHLPVFVTICLLIVMFAAGSFRYTGFFSPQVLLNLLIDNAFLIIVAVGMTFVIVSGGIDLSVGSMIALTTMISATLVQHLGWPPFVVIPLVLLIGSCFGWMMGAIIHYFKIQPFIVTLAGMFLARGLCYVISINTITIDNAFYTSAAQTKIYFPGGYFISISVIIALFVVVGASYLAHYTRFGRNTYALGGSEQSALLMGLPVARTKILVYAFSGLCSAMAGVVFTFYMLSGYGLHAVGLELDAIAAVVIGGTLLTGGVGYVAGTFFGVLIQGVIQTIISFEGTLSSWWTKIVIGLLLFLFIVLQKLFSTRRTTHKA
- a CDS encoding ABC transporter substrate-binding protein; the protein is MRQKRSKLTAAAIALILMVLLLQGCTAEEVPEVIIHSPVSEEAEQTSEAYPPARPIVLGFSQVGSESDWRKANTASIIEAAEEAGIELLFENAEQSQAKQIEAIQSFIDKQVDVIALAPVVHSGWEDILKAAKHAGIPVIISDRSVDVTDSSLFVTHIGSNFYEEGRKAGKYLLDKMSKTEGEIGIVELRGTEGSSPSIQRGQGFADSIKEHTQIRVLRSESANFTYEQGKETMRAFLRNQGSDIKVLFSHNDDMALGAIEAIEEYGLKPGIDIVIISVDGTRKAFEKLAEGKINCVVECNPLLGPNLMQAVQEIIAGRTLPKHIFPSESVFTQQMAEKEVANRKY
- the parE gene encoding DNA topoisomerase IV subunit B is translated as MSEQTDLFENTAAADRNYEADDIQVLEGLTAVRKRPGMYIGSTSSSGLHHLVWEIVDNSVDEHLAKFCSAIDITLHKNGSVTVHDNGRGIPTGMHKTGIPTPQVVFTILHAGGKFGGGGYKKSGGLHGVGASVTNALSEWLEVDIYRDGKIHRQRFEYWVDEAGREHVGEPVRGLEIIGTTNRTGTKVTFKPDSRVFQNGTNLSYDTLAERLQEIAFLNSGLKVTIRDDRSGKQDSFHYEGGARQFVQFLNEDKTVLHDVIHFASERDEIEVEVALQYNDGYTETIASFVNSIPTRGGGTHETGFKTAYTRVMNDYARKAVMLKEKDKNLEGNDLREGMMVVINIKMSEVEFVGQTKDQLGSSSARSAVDAIVTEKMQVFLEENPQIAQMLLKKSLQASKAREAARKAREEIRSGKKRSESSNLNGKLTPAQSKDYTRTELFIVEGDSAGGSAKQGRDSKYQALLPLKGKPMNPEKAKLIDILKNDEYKAIISAIGAGVGSEFAAEECNYNKIIIMTDADTDGAHIQVLLLTFFYRYMKPLIDLGRVYIAQPPLYKITKKSGKLETIRYAWTDEQLQNYLKEYGKNYELQRYKGLGEMNPDQLWETTMDPEKRTLLKVQIEDAAKAERRVSTLMGDKVDPRKRWIVENVDFMEYEE
- the ltrA gene encoding group II intron reverse transcriptase/maturase; the encoded protein is MNAIRLTTPKEKVQQLQEKLGHAAKENKKRKFHALYDKVYRWDILCEAWNRVRANKGSAGVDALTIADIEKEGVISFLKECQQLLKDGNYQPQPVRRHYIPKKDGKLRPLGIPAVRDRVIQMATKLVIEPVFEADFKEVSFGFRPKRGAKGALERIRKACNRKGNWIVDVDIQGYFDNINQEKLMKLVLMRINDRRVLKLIRKWLQAGVMEDGKVRRSDLGTPQGGVISPLLANIYLNYFDQMWEKHGETVGELTRYADDFVVVCKTKKDADHAYKLITAIMERLELTLHPTKTRIVGLWTGEEGFDFLGMHHRKTKAETSHGKVYYTTQQWLTKKAEERIREVVKERLAPPSMRSSSIEEHVKWLNPKIQGWRNYYATNYSQLKLAKLDWYIVQRLTRWYAKKRQRRRWMSSMQEVKHMAKQCGLKTLL